In the genome of Cryptomeria japonica chromosome 8, Sugi_1.0, whole genome shotgun sequence, one region contains:
- the LOC131067854 gene encoding pre-mRNA cleavage factor Im 25 kDa subunit 2 — MLSGPVVNAYPLSSYTFGTKEPKMEKDTSVADRLARMKVNYLKEGMRTSVEAILLVQEHNHPHILLLQIGNTFCKLPGGRLKPGENEIEGLKRKLSSKLAANSSALQPDWQVKYNLRSI, encoded by the exons ATGTTGTCTGGACCAGTGGTGAATGCGTATCCTCTGTCGAGCTACACGTTTGGCACAAAGGAGCCCAAGATGGAGAAGGATACTTCTGTTGCTGACAGGCTCGCCAGAATGAAAGTCAA TTACTTGAAAGAAGGCATGCGGACAAGTGTTGAGGCTATCCTTCTG GTGCAGGAGCACAACCATCCTCATATACTGCTACTGCAGATTGGAAACACTTTCTGTAAGCTTCCTGGAGGACGATTGAAGCCTGGTGAAAATG AAATTGAAGGGTTGAAGCGGAAACTGTCAAGTAAACTTGCTGCGAATTCAAGCGCCCTACAGCCAGACTGGCAGGTGAAATATAATCTGAGATCTATATAA